One part of the Mycobacterium marinum genome encodes these proteins:
- the pyrE gene encoding orotate phosphoribosyltransferase: MAVREREELAELVRQLAVVHGRVTLSSGKEADYYVDLRRATLHHRAAALVGSLMRELTQDWDYAVVGGLTLGADPVATAMMHAPGRPIDAFVVRKAAKVHGMQRLIEGSEVSGKQVLVVEDTSTTGNSALTAVHAVQDAGGEVIGVATVVDRATGAAEAIQAEGLPYRSVLGLADLGLG, encoded by the coding sequence GTGGCCGTACGTGAGCGTGAAGAGCTTGCCGAGCTGGTGCGCCAGCTGGCGGTCGTGCACGGCCGTGTCACGCTGTCGTCGGGGAAGGAAGCCGACTACTACGTCGACCTTCGCCGCGCGACGCTGCACCATCGGGCGGCGGCGCTGGTCGGCAGCCTGATGCGCGAACTGACCCAGGACTGGGACTATGCGGTCGTCGGGGGTCTGACCCTGGGGGCCGATCCGGTGGCGACCGCAATGATGCACGCACCGGGCCGCCCGATCGACGCCTTCGTGGTCCGTAAGGCCGCGAAAGTGCATGGCATGCAACGACTTATCGAAGGGTCCGAGGTATCGGGCAAGCAAGTGCTGGTGGTCGAAGACACCAGCACCACCGGCAATTCGGCGCTGACGGCGGTGCATGCCGTTCAAGATGCCGGAGGCGAGGTCATCGGCGTGGCCACCGTGGTGGACCGGGCCACCGGCGCGGCCGAGGCGATCCAAGCCGAAGGACTGCCGTACCGCAGTGTGCTGGGCCTTGCCGATCTGGGGCTGGGCTAG
- a CDS encoding PE family protein → MSFLVAPEALAATAADVAGIGSALRSATSWAALPTTELTAAGLDEVSSAVTSVFTAYGEQYQLLSARAAVFHDEFVRALSDAGAAYLGSEAANTAPLRAAGQALLREVNARSQELLGRPMIGDGAAGTAANPNGGAGGLLYGNGGAGYSQPTPGLAGGAGGAAGLIGNGGAGGTGGAGAAGGVGGNSGWLYGNAGNGGLGGAGAAGGAGGRAWLIGNGGAGGDSGAGAAGGAGGNSGWLYGNAGNGGLGGAGAAGGDGGTAWLTGNGGAGGDGGAGSAGGAGGNGGFAYGSGGDGGAGGAATALGETGGAGGAGGRAWLIGDGGTGGLGAAGATGAAGTAGMDAGDPGVVGGVGGAGGAGGAGGVGGLLSGAGGAGGMGGAGGHGGNGGAGVTGLGGATLGAAGQAGGDGGDGGAGGVGGTGGAGGAGGLFGSSGVQGAGGSGGDGGTGGAPGDGGKGATGTYANNGTGIGGAGGRGGDPGRGGAGGTGGFGSTTGSTGDSGQAPTSGGNGGDGGKGADGALASQDGGTGGAGGAGGQVGNGGAGGDGGAGHTGANGTTDAAGNGTRGSDGGNGGTGGAGGAGGTHSGSGGEGGSGGTGGGGGTGGTGAGGANATAPAGTGGDGGDAGAGGNGGSGGTGGAGGSDAAGNIASQGAGGEGGKGGDAGAAGKGGTGGTGTAGTPTQIAGTGGQGGDGGAAAIGGTGGTGGTGSVNGAKGADGALGTGGTGGTGGTGGSNVHGQGGTGGTGGNGGYGGSSGTGGMGGTGGTGGSAATSAGGPADASGGAGGAGGRGGDGYFGGTGGTGGDGGYGSTSNSHAAGGDGGNGGDGGTGIAGGGDGGRGGNGNYGGATVIPGSGQQIPGESPGGNGGNGGHGGDGTNGYGGDGGRGGAGGISGAASPGGDGGDGGAGGTGGDGVGGDGGDGGAGGYGLTGGGEGGDGGHGGAGSGGPGTGGLPGTASTSQNGGPGGTGGPGGVA, encoded by the coding sequence ATGTCTTTTTTGGTTGCGCCGGAGGCCTTGGCGGCTACGGCGGCGGACGTGGCTGGAATCGGTTCGGCCCTGCGCTCGGCCACCAGCTGGGCCGCCCTGCCGACCACCGAGTTGACGGCCGCCGGCCTCGATGAAGTGTCATCGGCAGTCACATCGGTGTTCACCGCCTACGGCGAGCAGTACCAACTGCTCAGCGCGCGAGCCGCGGTATTCCACGACGAATTTGTCCGAGCACTCAGCGATGCGGGGGCGGCCTACCTGGGTAGCGAGGCGGCCAACACCGCGCCATTGAGGGCCGCCGGACAGGCGCTATTGCGCGAAGTCAATGCCCGTAGCCAAGAGCTACTGGGGCGTCCGATGATCGGCGACGGCGCTGCCGGCACCGCGGCCAATCCCAACGGCGGGGCGGGCGGTTTGCTGTACGGCAATGGCGGCGCGGGCTACTCGCAGCCGACCCCGGGACTGGCCGGTGGTGCCGGCGGAGCGGCCGGCCTGATCGGCAACGGCGGGGCCGGGGGAACCGGTGGTGCCGGGGCGGCCGGCGGGGTCGGCGGAAACAGCGGATGGCTCTACGGCAACGCCGGTAACGGCGGTCTCGGCGGAGCGGGCGCGGCCGGCGGGGCCGGCGGAAGGGCCTGGCTGATCGGTAACGGCGGCGCCGGCGGCGACAGTGGCGCCGGCGCGGCCGGCGGTGCCGGCGGAAACAGCGGATGGCTCTACGGCAACGCCGGCAACGGCGGTCTCGGCGGAGCGGGCGCGGCCGGCGGCGACGGCGGAACGGCCTGGCTGACCGGTAACGGCGGCGCCGGCGGCGACGGCGGGGCGGGCTCGGCCGGCGGTGCCGGCGGAAACGGCGGATTTGCCTACGGCAGCGGCGGCGACGGCGGCGCCGGCGGCGCAGCTACCGCACTGGGCGAGACGGGTGGAGCGGGTGGCGCGGGTGGCCGCGCCTGGCTCATCGGAGACGGCGGGACGGGCGGGCTCGGGGCGGCGGGCGCCACCGGCGCCGCGGGTACTGCGGGCATGGACGCTGGCGATCCCGGTGTCGTCGGTGGCGTCGGTGGCGCCGGTGGTGCCGGTGGCGCCGGTGGCGTCGGAGGTCTGCTGTCCGGGGCCGGTGGCGCCGGTGGGATGGGCGGTGCCGGCGGACACGGTGGCAACGGCGGCGCGGGGGTGACCGGTCTTGGGGGCGCCACTCTGGGTGCGGCCGGCCAAGCCGGCGGAGATGGCGGTGACGGCGGCGCAGGTGGTGTTGGTGGGACCGGGGGCGCGGGCGGCGCGGGTGGTCTGTTCGGCAGCAGCGGCGTCCAAGGTGCCGGTGGATCCGGTGGCGACGGCGGCACGGGTGGGGCCCCCGGCGACGGCGGGAAGGGTGCTACCGGCACATATGCCAACAACGGCACCGGGATCGGTGGAGCCGGCGGCAGGGGCGGTGACCCCGGGCGCGGCGGCGCCGGCGGAACGGGAGGATTTGGCTCCACTACCGGTAGCACCGGCGACTCTGGCCAGGCCCCAACGAGCGGCGGTAACGGCGGCGACGGCGGGAAGGGCGCCGATGGCGCCCTGGCCAGCCAAGATGGCGGGACCGGCGGCGCCGGCGGAGCCGGCGGTCAAGTCGGCAATGGCGGGGCCGGCGGCGATGGCGGAGCGGGCCATACCGGAGCCAATGGCACCACCGACGCGGCAGGAAATGGCACCCGAGGATCCGATGGCGGCAACGGCGGAACCGGTGGAGCCGGTGGAGCCGGTGGAACCCACAGCGGAAGCGGCGGTGAGGGCGGAAGCGGCGGCACCGGCGGCGGCGGCGGCACGGGCGGCACCGGAGCTGGCGGAGCAAACGCCACCGCCCCGGCCGGCACCGGTGGCGACGGCGGCGACGCTGGCGCCGGCGGCAACGGTGGCTCCGGCGGGACCGGCGGCGCCGGCGGCAGCGACGCGGCTGGCAACATCGCCAGCCAAGGCGCCGGCGGCGAGGGCGGCAAGGGCGGAGATGCCGGCGCGGCCGGTAAGGGAGGCACCGGGGGTACCGGCACCGCCGGTACGCCGACGCAGATCGCCGGCACCGGTGGCCAGGGTGGCGATGGCGGCGCCGCCGCCATCGGCGGCACCGGCGGGACCGGCGGCACCGGCTCGGTCAACGGCGCCAAGGGCGCCGATGGCGCCTTGGGTACTGGCGGCACCGGCGGAACCGGCGGCACCGGCGGCAGCAACGTGCATGGCCAGGGCGGCACCGGCGGCACCGGCGGAAACGGCGGATACGGCGGCTCCAGCGGCACGGGAGGTATGGGCGGCACCGGCGGCACCGGCGGTAGCGCCGCCACATCCGCAGGCGGGCCTGCCGACGCATCGGGTGGTGCCGGCGGCGCTGGAGGCCGGGGTGGTGACGGCTACTTCGGCGGTACCGGCGGCACCGGCGGCGACGGCGGGTACGGCTCAACCAGCAACAGCCATGCGGCGGGTGGAGACGGCGGCAATGGCGGCGACGGCGGCACCGGTATCGCTGGCGGCGGCGACGGTGGCCGCGGCGGTAATGGCAATTACGGCGGTGCCACGGTAATCCCCGGTAGCGGCCAGCAAATCCCTGGGGAAAGCCCGGGCGGGAACGGCGGTAACGGCGGACACGGCGGCGATGGCACCAACGGGTACGGCGGCGACGGTGGCCGCGGCGGGGCCGGCGGCATTAGTGGCGCCGCCAGCCCCGGCGGCGACGGCGGGGACGGCGGGGCCGGCGGCACCGGCGGCGACGGCGTGGGTGGCGACGGCGGGGACGGCGGGGCCGGCGGCTACGGGCTCACCGGCGGAGGAGAAGGAGGCGACGGCGGGCATGGCGGCGCGGGGTCGGGTGGGCCCGGCACAGGCGGCCTGCCGGGGACGGCGAGCACCAGCCAGAACGGCGGCCCAGGCGGCACCGGCGGCCCCGGCGGCGTCGCATGA
- a CDS encoding FAD-binding oxidoreductase yields the protein MGLEDRDALRVLRDAFAPQPDLDHKTQSSELVRSFYTNWFSLDSSVRDLFPPEMSGQRAAFTRALHWVYSELVAQRAEEPIAFLAQLGRDHRKYGVQPTQYETLRRALQTTLRSHLGSSWTDSVARAAEQSLNLIVGVMSGAADSEDGPAWWDATVIEHIPVSRDLAVIRLQLDRPMPYHPGQYVNVQVPQCPRRWRYLSPAIPADLEGRIEFHVRVVPGGLVSTAMVNETRTGDRWRLASPHGGLHVDRTGGDVLMVAGSTGLAPLRALILDMGRFVDNPRVHLFFGARYFCELYDLRTLWQVAAHNPWLSVSPVAEYKLDPSWATDYPDVSPPRGLHVRQTGRLAEVVTNYGNWGDRQILICGGPAMVRTTKAALIAKGAPLERIQHDPLP from the coding sequence GTGGGCCTTGAGGACCGAGACGCGCTGCGGGTGCTGCGGGACGCCTTCGCACCGCAACCCGACTTAGACCACAAAACGCAATCCAGCGAACTCGTCCGCAGCTTCTACACCAACTGGTTCTCCCTGGACAGTTCGGTGCGCGACTTGTTCCCACCCGAAATGAGCGGCCAGCGCGCAGCTTTCACACGTGCACTGCACTGGGTGTACAGCGAGCTCGTCGCACAGCGCGCCGAGGAGCCGATTGCCTTCCTGGCACAGCTCGGCCGGGATCACCGCAAATACGGTGTGCAGCCAACCCAATACGAGACGTTGCGGCGCGCCCTGCAGACCACGTTGCGCAGTCATCTCGGCAGTTCCTGGACCGATTCGGTCGCGCGCGCCGCTGAGCAATCTCTCAATCTGATCGTCGGGGTGATGAGCGGCGCGGCCGATTCCGAGGACGGACCCGCGTGGTGGGACGCAACGGTAATCGAGCACATCCCGGTGTCGCGCGATCTGGCGGTGATCAGGCTGCAACTGGACCGCCCAATGCCCTACCACCCCGGCCAATACGTCAATGTCCAAGTCCCGCAGTGTCCGCGCCGCTGGCGTTACCTCAGCCCCGCCATTCCGGCCGACCTCGAAGGGCGGATCGAATTCCATGTCCGCGTGGTGCCCGGCGGGCTGGTCAGCACCGCGATGGTCAACGAAACTCGGACCGGCGACCGGTGGCGCTTGGCGAGCCCGCACGGCGGCTTGCACGTCGACCGCACCGGCGGTGACGTGCTCATGGTCGCCGGCAGCACCGGTCTGGCCCCGTTGCGGGCGCTGATTTTGGATATGGGCCGCTTTGTCGACAATCCACGAGTGCACCTGTTTTTCGGCGCGCGCTACTTCTGCGAACTCTATGACCTGCGCACGCTTTGGCAGGTTGCGGCGCACAACCCGTGGCTTTCGGTTTCTCCGGTCGCCGAATACAAGCTCGACCCGTCCTGGGCCACCGACTATCCCGATGTATCACCGCCGCGCGGCCTGCACGTGCGCCAGACCGGCCGGCTGGCCGAAGTGGTCACCAACTACGGCAACTGGGGCGATCGGCAAATCCTGATCTGCGGCGGGCCGGCCATGGTTCGCACCACCAAGGCCGCACTGATCGCCAAAGGCGCTCCGCTGGAACGCATCCAGCATGATCCACTGCCCTAG
- a CDS encoding SDR family NAD(P)-dependent oxidoreductase, with amino-acid sequence MPRPVALITGPTSGIGAGYARRYAQDGYDLILVARDVDRLKQLAVELEDDAGNVEILPADLADAAGRDKVAERLSRGVRVLVNNAGFATSGEFWETEPAALQAQLDVNVTAVMQLTRAALPPMLAAGAGTVINIASVAGLLSGRGSTYSASKAWVISFSEGLSTGLEGTGVGVHAVCPGYVHTEFHARAGIDMTKLPSFMWLDVDDVIQESLADIADGKVISIPGVQYKALVGAGRMIPRGLLRAVMKRVGGGRGRT; translated from the coding sequence ATGCCACGCCCCGTTGCGTTGATCACCGGGCCGACGTCCGGGATAGGCGCCGGCTATGCGCGCCGCTACGCCCAAGACGGTTACGACCTGATACTGGTTGCCCGCGACGTCGACCGGTTGAAGCAATTAGCGGTCGAGCTCGAGGACGATGCCGGCAACGTGGAGATACTGCCTGCCGATCTCGCCGACGCGGCCGGTCGCGACAAAGTCGCCGAGCGGCTCTCCCGTGGAGTCCGGGTGTTGGTGAACAATGCCGGGTTCGCCACCTCCGGGGAGTTCTGGGAAACCGAGCCCGCCGCTTTACAGGCACAGCTCGATGTCAACGTGACCGCGGTGATGCAGCTGACCCGGGCGGCGCTGCCGCCCATGCTGGCCGCCGGTGCGGGCACGGTGATCAACATCGCCAGCGTTGCCGGGCTGCTCTCCGGGCGGGGGTCTACCTATTCCGCGTCCAAGGCCTGGGTCATCTCGTTCAGCGAAGGGCTCTCCACCGGGCTGGAGGGCACCGGCGTGGGCGTGCACGCCGTCTGCCCGGGCTATGTCCATACCGAATTTCACGCCCGGGCCGGTATCGACATGACCAAGTTGCCGTCGTTCATGTGGCTCGACGTTGACGATGTGATCCAGGAAAGCCTGGCCGACATCGCCGACGGCAAGGTGATCAGCATTCCGGGTGTGCAGTACAAGGCGCTGGTCGGTGCCGGACGAATGATTCCCCGAGGCCTGCTACGGGCCGTGATGAAACGAGTAGGTGGTGGTCGTGGCCGTACGTGA
- a CDS encoding enoyl-CoA hydratase/isomerase family protein: MHQDFRLLRVVSADGICRATIDHPPVNLLDVDLLTEIELLTNQVAADNEVRVLIVDSADPEFFIAHADVSLISDLPADDTARHDELSRFNAAMQALRGLPKATIAVIEGACRGGGCEFAMAFDMRYAALGTTVLGHPEVSVGIIPGGGGTQRLPHLVGRARALEVILGCRDIDAATAQAWGYVNRALPGEELWRFVDKLAGRIASYPKEAIAAAKRAVDVALDQRTDLTTGLRMEDQLLRETLALPDTRRRLQAVIEAGAQTREFELGAAPKPPAT; the protein is encoded by the coding sequence ATGCACCAGGATTTCCGGCTCTTACGAGTCGTCAGCGCCGACGGGATTTGCCGGGCCACCATCGACCACCCGCCGGTCAACCTCTTAGACGTTGACCTGCTGACCGAAATCGAACTCCTCACCAACCAAGTCGCGGCCGACAACGAGGTGCGGGTGTTGATCGTCGACTCGGCCGATCCGGAATTCTTCATCGCGCACGCCGATGTCTCGCTAATCAGTGACTTGCCGGCCGACGACACCGCCCGCCATGACGAGCTGTCGCGATTCAATGCCGCCATGCAAGCGTTGCGCGGCCTGCCCAAGGCCACGATCGCCGTCATCGAGGGCGCGTGCCGCGGCGGCGGCTGCGAGTTCGCGATGGCGTTCGACATGCGCTACGCCGCGCTGGGCACGACGGTGCTGGGCCACCCCGAGGTGTCGGTGGGCATCATCCCCGGGGGCGGCGGCACCCAACGGCTACCGCACCTGGTCGGCCGTGCACGGGCGCTCGAGGTGATCCTCGGATGCCGGGATATCGACGCTGCGACGGCCCAGGCCTGGGGGTATGTCAATCGGGCGCTACCGGGCGAGGAGCTGTGGCGATTCGTCGACAAGCTCGCCGGGCGCATCGCGTCGTATCCCAAAGAGGCCATCGCGGCGGCCAAACGCGCCGTGGACGTCGCGCTGGACCAGCGAACAGATCTGACTACCGGTCTGCGCATGGAGGATCAGCTCTTACGCGAAACGCTCGCGCTGCCCGACACCCGCCGGCGATTGCAGGCGGTCATCGAGGCCGGCGCCCAGACCCGAGAATTCGAGCTGGGCGCCGCCCCGAAACCTCCTGCGACTTAA
- the clpB gene encoding ATP-dependent chaperone ClpB, producing MDSFNPTTKTQAALTSALQAASAAGNPEIRPAHLLMALLTQADGIAAPLLEAVGVDPATIRTEAQRLVDRLPQASGASTQPQLSRESLAAITTAQQLATEMDDEYVSTEHVLVGLATGDSEVAKLLTGHGASPQALREAFVKVRGSARVTSPEPEATYQALEKYSTDLTARAREGKLDPVIGRDNEIRRVVQVLSRRTKNNPVLIGEPGVGKTAIVEGLAQRIVAGDVPESLRDKTIVALDLGSMVAGSKYRGEFEERLKAVLDDIKNSAGQIITFIDELHTIVGAGATGEGAMDAGNMIKPMLARGELRLVGATTLDEYRKHIEKDAALERRFQQVYVGEPSAEDTIGILRGLKDRYEVHHGVRITDSALVAAATLSDRYITARFLPDKAIDLVDEAASRLRMEIDSRPVEIDEVERLVRRLEIEEMALSKEEDDASKDRLEKLRAELADKKEELAELTTRWQNEKNSIEIVRELKEQLDALRGESERAERDGDLAKAAELRYGRIPEMEKKLDAAVPHAQAREQVMLKEEVGPDDIAEVVSAWTGIPAGRMLEGETAKLLRMEDELGHRVIGQKKAVQAVSDAVRRSRAGVADPNRPTGSFMFLGPTGVGKTELAKALAEFLFDDERAMVRIDMSEYGEKHSVARLVGAPPGYIGYDQGGQLTEAVRRRPYTVILFDEIEKAHPDVFDVLLQVLDEGRLTDGQGRTVDFRNTILILTSNLGSGGTPDQVMAAVRAAFKPEFINRLDDVLIFDALNPDELVQIVDIQLQQLDKRLAQRRLQLEVSLPAKEWLAQRGFDPVYGARPLRRLVQQAIGDQLAKMLLAGQVHDGDTVPVNVSADGESLVLG from the coding sequence GTGGATTCTTTCAACCCGACCACCAAGACGCAGGCGGCCCTGACGTCGGCTCTGCAGGCGGCTTCGGCTGCCGGCAATCCCGAAATTCGGCCGGCGCATCTGCTGATGGCCCTGTTGACGCAGGCCGATGGCATCGCCGCGCCGCTGCTCGAGGCCGTTGGCGTCGACCCCGCCACCATCCGCACCGAGGCGCAGCGCCTAGTTGACCGGTTGCCGCAGGCCAGTGGGGCCAGCACGCAGCCGCAGTTATCCCGCGAGTCACTGGCCGCCATCACCACCGCCCAGCAACTGGCTACCGAGATGGACGACGAGTACGTCTCCACCGAGCACGTGCTGGTCGGGCTGGCCACCGGCGACTCCGAGGTCGCCAAGCTATTGACCGGGCATGGGGCCTCGCCGCAGGCGCTGCGCGAGGCCTTCGTCAAGGTACGCGGTAGCGCCCGGGTGACCAGCCCCGAACCGGAAGCGACGTACCAGGCGCTGGAGAAATACTCGACCGACCTGACCGCGCGGGCCCGCGAAGGAAAGCTCGACCCGGTGATCGGGCGAGACAACGAGATTCGCCGCGTGGTGCAGGTCCTGTCGCGGCGCACCAAGAACAACCCGGTGCTCATCGGTGAACCCGGCGTCGGCAAGACCGCGATCGTGGAGGGTCTGGCCCAGCGCATCGTGGCCGGCGACGTCCCAGAGAGTCTGCGCGACAAGACGATCGTCGCGCTGGACCTCGGCTCGATGGTGGCCGGCTCGAAGTACCGGGGTGAATTCGAGGAGCGGCTCAAGGCCGTCCTCGACGACATCAAGAACTCGGCCGGGCAGATCATCACCTTCATCGACGAACTGCACACCATCGTCGGTGCCGGCGCGACCGGTGAAGGCGCGATGGATGCCGGCAACATGATCAAGCCCATGCTGGCCCGCGGCGAGCTCCGGTTGGTCGGTGCCACCACGCTCGACGAGTACCGCAAGCACATCGAGAAGGACGCCGCACTGGAACGCCGCTTCCAGCAGGTGTACGTCGGTGAGCCCTCGGCGGAGGACACCATCGGCATTCTGCGCGGACTCAAGGACCGCTACGAGGTGCACCATGGCGTCCGGATTACCGACTCTGCGCTGGTGGCCGCCGCGACGCTGTCCGACCGCTACATCACCGCGCGGTTCCTGCCGGACAAGGCCATCGACCTCGTTGACGAGGCCGCTAGCCGGCTGCGGATGGAAATCGATTCGCGCCCCGTCGAGATCGACGAGGTCGAGCGGCTGGTGCGCCGGCTGGAGATCGAAGAAATGGCGCTGTCCAAGGAAGAGGACGACGCCTCCAAAGATCGGCTGGAAAAGCTGCGCGCCGAGCTGGCCGACAAGAAAGAAGAGCTGGCAGAACTCACGACCAGATGGCAGAACGAGAAGAACTCCATCGAGATCGTCCGCGAGCTCAAAGAGCAGTTGGACGCCCTGCGTGGGGAATCCGAGCGCGCTGAGCGCGATGGTGACCTGGCCAAGGCAGCCGAGCTGCGCTACGGGCGCATACCGGAGATGGAGAAGAAGCTCGACGCTGCCGTGCCGCACGCGCAAGCCCGCGAGCAGGTGATGCTCAAGGAAGAGGTCGGTCCCGACGACATCGCCGAGGTGGTGTCGGCATGGACCGGCATTCCCGCCGGACGCATGCTCGAAGGCGAGACGGCCAAGCTGCTGCGAATGGAAGACGAGCTGGGCCACCGCGTCATCGGGCAGAAGAAGGCGGTGCAGGCCGTCTCTGACGCCGTGCGGCGCTCTCGGGCCGGGGTCGCCGACCCCAACCGGCCGACCGGCTCGTTCATGTTCCTCGGCCCCACCGGTGTCGGCAAGACCGAGCTGGCCAAGGCGCTGGCGGAGTTCTTGTTCGACGACGAGCGCGCGATGGTGCGCATCGACATGAGCGAGTACGGCGAGAAGCACTCGGTGGCCCGCCTCGTCGGTGCCCCTCCCGGCTACATCGGTTACGACCAGGGCGGTCAGCTGACCGAGGCGGTGCGGCGGCGTCCCTACACGGTGATCCTGTTCGACGAGATCGAGAAGGCCCACCCGGACGTGTTCGACGTGCTGCTGCAGGTTCTCGACGAGGGCCGGCTGACCGACGGGCAGGGCCGTACGGTCGACTTCCGCAACACCATCCTGATCTTGACGTCCAACCTCGGGTCGGGCGGCACCCCGGACCAGGTGATGGCGGCGGTGCGGGCGGCCTTCAAGCCGGAGTTCATCAACCGGCTCGACGATGTGCTGATCTTCGACGCCCTCAACCCCGACGAACTGGTGCAGATCGTCGACATCCAGCTCCAACAGCTGGACAAGCGGCTGGCCCAGCGTCGTCTGCAACTCGAGGTGTCGCTGCCGGCCAAGGAATGGCTGGCGCAGCGCGGATTCGACCCCGTGTACGGCGCCCGCCCGTTGCGTCGGTTGGTGCAACAGGCGATCGGCGACCAGTTGGCCAAGATGCTGCTGGCCGGTCAGGTGCACGACGGCGACACGGTGCCGGTCAATGTCAGCGCCGACGGCGAATCGCTGGTCCTCGGTTAA
- the ttfA gene encoding trehalose monomycolate transport factor TtfA, giving the protein MVPLWFTLSALCFVSAVVLLYVDIDRRRGRSRRRKSWARSHGFDYERESTDILQRWTRGVMSTVGEVPAKNVVLGQIRGEAVYIFDLEEVATVIALHRKVGTNVVVDLRLKGLKEPRESDIWLLGAIGPRMVYSTNLDAARRACDRRMVTFAHTAPDCAEIMWNEQNWTLVSMPIASSRAQWDEGLRTVRQFNDLLRVLPPLPQESPQEAEESEPAQSGNRSLTPSRRPELPPRRAQVDPAAGLLPDASRRAPEPMRREEGRSEGSRRPPLGGRNGQQATKYQR; this is encoded by the coding sequence ATGGTCCCGCTTTGGTTCACGCTCTCCGCACTGTGCTTCGTCAGTGCGGTGGTGCTGTTATACGTCGACATCGATCGACGCCGCGGGCGCAGCAGACGTCGCAAGTCTTGGGCGCGGTCGCACGGATTTGACTACGAGCGCGAGTCGACCGACATCCTGCAGCGCTGGACGCGCGGCGTGATGTCCACGGTCGGCGAAGTCCCGGCCAAGAACGTGGTGCTTGGTCAGATTCGGGGCGAGGCCGTGTACATCTTCGATCTCGAGGAAGTCGCCACGGTGATCGCGCTGCACCGCAAGGTGGGCACCAACGTCGTGGTTGACCTGCGGCTCAAGGGCCTGAAGGAGCCGCGCGAGAGCGACATCTGGCTGCTCGGCGCGATCGGGCCGCGGATGGTGTATTCCACCAATCTCGATGCCGCCCGGCGGGCCTGCGACCGGCGCATGGTGACCTTCGCGCACACCGCTCCGGACTGTGCCGAAATCATGTGGAACGAGCAGAACTGGACGCTGGTCAGCATGCCGATCGCCAGCTCGCGCGCGCAGTGGGACGAGGGCCTGCGCACCGTGCGCCAGTTCAACGACCTGTTGCGGGTATTGCCGCCGCTGCCGCAGGAGAGCCCTCAGGAGGCCGAGGAATCCGAGCCGGCCCAAAGTGGGAACCGCTCGTTGACTCCGTCCCGTCGCCCCGAGCTGCCGCCGCGGCGCGCTCAGGTCGATCCCGCGGCCGGCTTGTTGCCCGACGCGTCGCGCCGCGCCCCCGAGCCGATGCGTCGCGAGGAGGGCCGTTCCGAGGGCTCCCGGCGGCCACCGCTGGGGGGCCGTAACGGCCAGCAGGCCACGAAGTACCAGCGCTAA
- a CDS encoding aldose 1-epimerase, with protein sequence MHAVTLRDPLSSVEAQFVPAAGMIGTSLTDAGVQLLGQRRGLDGYLAAGKTMGIPILYPWANRLGKNTYHAEGKEVTLNPGANGVRVDPAGLPIHGVLAAYPGWRVTAQSGNELTAELDFGADPVLLASFPYPHVLSLTARLTERVLTLRTMVTPTGDTTVPLCFGFHPYLQLPGVPRTEWVIETPPLRQLCLDQRGLPTGESEHRPAKTAPLGDSTFDDGYDQVTEGAVFAVSGGGRRLEVHFEQGYPAAQIFAPIAEDVICFEPMAAPTDALRRGGYRCAPIGESAVAVFSIHV encoded by the coding sequence GTGCATGCCGTAACTCTGCGCGACCCGTTGTCATCGGTGGAAGCACAGTTCGTGCCCGCGGCTGGAATGATCGGCACCTCGCTGACCGACGCCGGAGTGCAACTGCTCGGCCAACGGCGCGGCCTGGACGGCTACCTTGCCGCGGGCAAGACAATGGGAATACCGATTCTGTACCCCTGGGCAAATCGACTGGGCAAGAACACATATCACGCCGAAGGCAAGGAGGTAACACTGAACCCCGGCGCAAACGGGGTTCGGGTGGACCCCGCCGGCTTGCCGATCCATGGGGTCCTGGCCGCCTATCCCGGCTGGCGGGTCACGGCTCAATCGGGCAACGAGCTCACCGCAGAGCTGGACTTCGGGGCCGACCCGGTGCTGCTGGCCAGCTTTCCGTATCCGCACGTGCTGTCGTTGACGGCGCGGCTGACCGAACGGGTGCTGACACTGCGCACCATGGTGACCCCAACCGGTGACACGACCGTGCCGTTGTGCTTCGGCTTCCACCCGTATCTGCAGTTGCCGGGTGTGCCCCGCACCGAGTGGGTCATCGAGACACCCCCGCTGCGGCAGCTCTGCCTCGACCAGCGCGGACTGCCCACCGGCGAGTCGGAGCACCGGCCGGCGAAGACAGCGCCCCTGGGCGACAGCACCTTTGACGACGGTTATGACCAGGTGACCGAGGGAGCGGTGTTCGCCGTGTCCGGTGGCGGCCGCCGCCTGGAGGTGCACTTCGAACAGGGGTATCCCGCGGCGCAGATCTTCGCGCCGATCGCCGAGGACGTGATCTGCTTCGAACCGATGGCCGCACCGACCGACGCGCTCCGGCGCGGCGGCTACCGTTGTGCGCCGATTGGCGAGTCGGCGGTCGCGGTGTTCTCAATCCACGTCTAG